From a region of the Rhipicephalus microplus isolate Deutch F79 chromosome X, USDA_Rmic, whole genome shotgun sequence genome:
- the LOC119177371 gene encoding transposable element P transposase, translating into MVYCCVPLCKSSGRTAASRGISFHEFPITDVRNLWLKNIHLALNVMQSVEDAGFRVVRLVGDNHKSNTKFFSSLSGGQIQPVVEHPLDAGRPLFLSFDYCHIIKNIRSQFLDAKKIFRNQGKLILPDFLRLLHKTQESQGAFKLVRCLTEKHLSPSNFEKMNVRRAVDIFSVQVTSVLRFLQQHGHRLGANGFQNCLPTLEFMEVVQKWFPLHNIQDNIQDNIECEGCLVKLQAPSSSSPTTALIAGIDRGGLSYPTLLFVGFVHHLEQPASRVASVLVKGPQPTF; encoded by the exons ATGGTTTattgctgcgtaccgctctgcaaaTCAAGCGGGCGCACGGCCGCATCACGAGGAATATCGTTCCACGAGTTCCCGATCACGGATGTGCGGAACCTGTGGCTGAAGAACATTCATCTTGCTCTTAATGTGATGCAGTCTGTTGAAGATGCTGGCTTTCGAGTGGTTCGTCTTGTTGGAGACAATCACAAGTCGAACACGAAGTTTTTTTCAAGCTTGTCAGGGGGGCAGATACAGCCTGTTGTAGA GCACCCACTTGATGCAGGTCGACCACTCTTCCTGTCATTTGACTACTGCCACATTATCAAGAACATCCGCTCACAGTTCCTGGATGCGAAGAAAATTTTCAGGAACCAGGGAAAGCTCATCCTTCCCGATTTCCTCAG GCTACTGCACAAGACCCAGGAAAGTCAAGGTGCATTCAAGCTGGTGAGGTGCCTAACGGAGAAACACCTAAGCCCCAGCAACTTTGAGAAGATGAACGTCAGGAGAGCTGTTGACATCTTCTCGGTGCAG GTCACCTCAGTCCTTAGGTTCCTCCAGCAGCACGGCCATCGCCTTGGGGCTAACGGGTTCCAAAACTGTTTGCCAACTTTGGAGTTCATGGAGGTGGTGCAAAAATGGTTTCCCTTGCACAACATTCAGGATAACATTCAGGATAACATTGAATGCGAGGGCTGCCTGGTGAAGCTACAAGCTCCATCTTCCAGCTCCCCAACCACAGCCCTCATTGCTGGCATCGACAGGGGAGGCCTCTCCTATCCCACCTTACTATTTGTGGGATTTGTCCACCACCTGGAGCAACCTGCCTCCCGAGTGGCTTCCGTGCTTGTAAAGGGACCTCAGCCCACTTTTTGA